From one Planktothrix agardhii NIES-204 genomic stretch:
- a CDS encoding putative XRE family transcriptional regulator, which yields MEQTFGKLIRQARKEKFYSQRQLAALLEVDFTYLSKLENDRADYSPKEDVIRGLARNLGLDEEELIFLAGRIPQHYEKFLKENNKSMTALFRRMQENPNFAQQIFEAAREVE from the coding sequence ATGGAACAAACCTTTGGAAAGCTAATTCGTCAGGCGCGGAAAGAGAAGTTCTACTCACAGCGTCAGTTAGCGGCATTGCTGGAAGTGGATTTCACCTATTTATCTAAGCTAGAGAATGATCGCGCCGATTACTCTCCTAAAGAAGATGTAATTAGGGGTTTAGCGAGAAATCTGGGTTTGGATGAGGAGGAATTGATCTTTTTGGCGGGGCGAATACCTCAGCATTATGAGAAATTTCTCAAAGAAAATAATAAGAGTATGACGGCTCTATTCCGCCGGATGCAAGAAAATCCGAACTTTGCCCAGCAAATTTTTGAGGCTGCGCGGGAGGTAGAATAA